The region GAGGCCCCCACCCCCCgtcttccctttccccatggAAGTCCTTGGGATTAGAGTCTGCTCTGGTCACCCCAAAGAGATCCTGGCCTTTTAGCCCTTTCTCTAAGCCTCTTGATTGATCTACACGCACTTGGAAACTGCCTCTATTTTGGTCTCTTGGGTAACATTTGGCCCAAGTTTGGCCATTTTGGCAGGAGAAAAGGACCAAGTGAAATACTCTCATAGCTGTGAAAAGCCACCTCTTGCCTAAACTAGCCTGCCCAGTCAGTTCAAGGTGAGGCCACGGGCTTTCTGGCCAGCTCAGAGGAGGGCGACTGGGTTCTCCCCCTGTGGTAGGGGAAGCAGCCCTATCTACTCCTGTCCTTTCGGTTCCCATAAGCTGTTACTCTGCATGGCAAAGGCATGTGACACAGCACTACAatatttgaaactttttatttttctaaacaccAATAATGCAACTTTGCTAAAgttataattttggaaaattaaccTCAAAAACCATGCCCAGCCGTTTGGTCAAGTGTATCTGGGCCGGGTCATCTCTCAGTATTGCTTGTGTTTCTCTAAGGACTTGTGGTATGGAAAATACTCAGAAGATCTCCTGGGGTGCACAAGCCCAAAAGCCCTGGGTGAACCCTGGGCTCCTCAAAACGCTGGTGTGTAGCAGCCTCTCTCTACCCTTTCCTTCAAGCTCccttctgcctgcctcaggttTGATATCTGAGAGTTCTGACTatccagaagaaatgaaatatttttatatcaaattatattacaataaACATTGTTATTGCATTGTTCTAAGTCAAAATGTTAAGGGAAAACCATTGCCACCATGTGGACAGTTAAATGAGTGTGAACACCCACCCTTGGCCACCAGCTTTCACACCAGTTGACCTGACTGCTCTCTTCAAAGGTGGAAAGCAGCAGGCACAATTCACAACCACAACAAAAGCCAACCTAAACAAGGTAGCCAGTTTAGGACATCTGTGTTTCCAGCTCCCAGTCCTAACAGAGGGCCTCAGGGGTCTGGGAGCTTGACGTTGTAATCTTCATCTGTCTCTATCCCAACTTCCTCCTGTGGGCCAGGGAGACAAGCAAATGAGATGTCCCAGGGCAAAGACTCCAGAGGAGCAGATAAGAAAGAGTGTACCACTTACGAAGAATTGCTTCTTATTCTTGGGGTACCCTTCAAGGATTGCATCAGATAGCTCTGTTGCCTGATAAACAAAACCACCCTCTTTCAGATGGGCAGCACAGGAGCACTCCCTGTGAGACCCATGATAATTAGGGAGTGGTTTCTCTGGTGATTGCTATTTTCACAATTACTTCAAGGCTGCCTTAAAGCTCCCACACACTTACCATCCTCTTCCGCTTCCTCCATTCCTTACAGTACTTTTGCCTCTCTCTGTATACCTAGAAGAAACAGGTTCCTCTAACCTCAGAAACACAGTGGCCTGCTAGGGCTCAGCCCTCATATTCACTGGACCTGCACTGCAGCCCTCGAGCCTCCTCCCAACTCACCTGCTCTTTCTCTTCTGGAGTCACATGGTTGGTAGCTGCTTTGATGTTCTTCAGTCTTTCTGTGTATACAGCACACTCCTTCTTTAACTTTTCAATCTCTTTCTGCATCTCCGGTGTGGTCAGGGCACTACTTAACTCCTTCAGCTCTGAAACCACATCCCCCAGGGGTCACTACCCCTGAGGAAGGAGGTCTATCTTTCCCAGTGAGTACATCCTGAAGTGGGACACAGGATTCCACCATGGTATGGGGTCTTGCCAGAATAAAGTCCCATATTCTGGAAAAGCTCAGGAAAATAGGAAATATGGGATTGAGTTTATATACTAGTTCTTTCTTCCTCCATCTACAAGTAGTGGTGGAgtgtgaggctgaggtggtttGGGTGAAGCCAGTAAAGAGGCAGAAATAAAGGGAAACAGGACAATGCACTGAAAATCACAGCATGGAAAGCAAATGCACGTCTTGCCTACTATACACAAAAGCCAGTTCTACATTTCTTTTACTATAAAACCCAAGGCTGCCTAGTAAAGGCATCTTAGCTGCAACTAAATGCTGCAAACAATGACCCATTCACTTAGTAATTCCTAACCTCCAGAATGAGCCTAACCCTTTGGGCACCTTTTGTGGGGGCTGCCCAGGCCTACCAGCCTCCATGTGGCGACAGCTCTGCTGCAAGCTCTGCACCTTGGCAGTGAGGG is a window of Nycticebus coucang isolate mNycCou1 chromosome 18, mNycCou1.pri, whole genome shotgun sequence DNA encoding:
- the PSMC3IP gene encoding homologous-pairing protein 2 homolog isoform X2 — its product is MSKGRAEAVAGAAGILLRYLQEQNRPYSAQDVFGNLQREHGLGKAAVVKALEQLAQQGKIKEKTYGKQKIYFADQNQFDTVSDADLQSLDAKIVALTAKVQSLQQSCRHMEAELKELSSALTTPEMQKEIEKLKKECAVYTERLKNIKAATNHVTPEEKEQVYRERQKYCKEWRKRKRMATELSDAILEGYPKNKKQFFEEVGIETDEDYNVKLPDP
- the PSMC3IP gene encoding homologous-pairing protein 2 homolog isoform X1, with the translated sequence MSKGRAEAVAGAAGILLRYLQEQNRPYSAQDVFGNLQREHGLGKAAVVKALEQLAQQGKIKEKTYGKQKIYFADQNQFDTVSDADLQSLDAKIVALTAKVQSLQQSCRHMEAELKELSSALTTPEMQKEIEKLKKECAVYTERLKNIKAATNHVTPEEKEQVYRERQKYCKEWRKRKRMATELSDAILEGYPKNKKQFFVSGTLFLICSSGVFALGHLICLSPWPTGGSWDRDR